A window of [Ruminococcus] lactaris ATCC 29176 genomic DNA:
TCAGAAAAAAACTTTCGGGTTTATTTCATCGCAGGTAGGAGGGGAATCATATGAGTGTACCTTCTGTTGCCATTGCAAAAGACAGACTGAAAAATCTGTTGATGTCAGACAGGATTCAATGTACACAGGATATGACGGAAAGGCTTTCAAAGGATCTGTATCAGGTAATCGCCAAGTATATGGAGCTTGATCCGGAGAAAGTGACGATAGAGATTACAAGGAACGATATACATATAAAATATACAGGAGAAAATCATTGAAAAAGCTATTTTCCAATATGAAACAACGTTACAGTTTAAGAGATTACAAATTCAGCCTGGTCGTGCTGGTGCTTGCTATTTCTGTGATCGGAATCTTTATGGTCAGAAGTGCAAGACCGGAGTATATGACGCGGCAGATCCTTGGAGTGGTTCTTGGAGTGGCGGTCATGGTCGTCATTTCCCTGATTGATTATAACTGGGTTCTGAATTTTTACTGGCTGCTTTATGGAATCAATCTGATTCTGCTGATCGCCGTCCTGCTGGTAGGAACATCTTCCCATGGAGCAACCCGCTGGCTGGATCTTGGATTCGTGCAGTTTCAGCCTTCGGATCTTGCAAAAATTCTGACAATTTTGTTCTTTGCAAGATTTTTAATGGACAGGGAAGAGAGTATTAAAAGTCCGAAGACGATCCTGCAGGCAGTGGTATTGATTCTGCCAACACTGGCATTGATCGTAATGCAGCCGAACCTTTCAACTACGATCTGTGTTGCAGCTTTATTCTGTGCATTGCTTTATATTGCAGGACTGAGTTATAAAATTGTCGGACCGGCACTGCTGATTCTGATCCCGGCAGTTATCATTTTTCTGACGATTGCAGTACAGCCGAATCAGCCATTGCTGAAAGATTACCAACAGAAACGTATTCTTGCGTGGCTGGAACCTGAAAAGTATACAGATGAGGATTCCTATCAGCAGCTTAATTCAGTGAAAGCAATCGGATCAGGGCAGCTTTTGGGAAA
This region includes:
- a CDS encoding FtsW/RodA/SpoVE family cell cycle protein; translated protein: MKQRYSLRDYKFSLVVLVLAISVIGIFMVRSARPEYMTRQILGVVLGVAVMVVISLIDYNWVLNFYWLLYGINLILLIAVLLVGTSSHGATRWLDLGFVQFQPSDLAKILTILFFARFLMDREESIKSPKTILQAVVLILPTLALIVMQPNLSTTICVAALFCALLYIAGLSYKIVGPALLILIPAVIIFLTIAVQPNQPLLKDYQQKRILAWLEPEKYTDEDSYQQLNSVKAIGSGQLLGKGYDNDEATSVKNGNFVSEPQTDFIFAIIGEELGFVGCCVVIFLLLLIVIDCILIGLKAKDTGGRIICGGVASLVGIQTFINISVTTMIFPNTGLSLPFVSYGLTSIVCFYMGIGFVLNVGLQPNKYQ
- a CDS encoding cell division topological specificity factor MinE, with the protein product MSVPSVAIAKDRLKNLLMSDRIQCTQDMTERLSKDLYQVIAKYMELDPEKVTIEITRNDIHIKYTGENH